A stretch of the Macaca mulatta isolate MMU2019108-1 chromosome 14, T2T-MMU8v2.0, whole genome shotgun sequence genome encodes the following:
- the C14H11orf21 gene encoding LOW QUALITY PROTEIN: uncharacterized protein C11orf21 homolog (The sequence of the model RefSeq protein was modified relative to this genomic sequence to represent the inferred CDS: deleted 2 bases in 1 codon) has translation MGRAGCGMQRKQCLGKRSAVPRWPHLSSQSGVKLPDRWTGTLGWPSRDQEAPGSGMPPAAAQPSAHDALVPPATAHETMDHPALHWLACCCCRSLPGQLPLVIRLGWDLDLEAGGRTGRLRPRARRWQPLPS, from the exons ATGGGCAGAGCTGGGTGTGGGATGCAGAGGAAACAGTGCCTGGGGAAGAGGAG TGCTGTGCCCAGGTGGCCTCACTTGTCATCTCAAAGTGGCGTCAAACTCCCGGACAGGTGGACGGGAACCCTAGGCTGGCCCTCCAGAGACCAG GAGGCGCCTGGCTCAGGGATGCCACCTGCAGCTGCCCAGCCCTCCGCCCATGACGCCCTTGTTCCACCTGCCACTGCTCATGAAACTATGGATCACCCAGCTCTGCACTGGCTTGCCTGTTGCTGCTGTCGCAGTTTACCTGGGCAGTTGCCCCTGGTTATCCGGCTGGGGTGGGACTTGGACTTAGAAGCAGGC GGGAGGACTGGGAGGCTGCGTCCTCGGGCCA